The following proteins are co-located in the Microbulbifer sp. VAAF005 genome:
- a CDS encoding septal ring lytic transglycosylase RlpA family protein: protein MFQCKARWGVALAVLILAACSGPQPKPQKTENTKQPDFNSIKDSGPAAPVNMQAAPEPIPVREPIGDAGNKSPYKVNGVTYRVRNDVKGYKEVGQASWYGTKFHGRRTANGEVYNMYAMSAAHKTLPLPSYAKVTNLDNGRSIIVRVNDRGPFVHGRIIDLSYTAAQKLGYIDKGIARVEVEALDPAALPAANEVLANSDGTAGLAEDTTIKLPDNTYLQVGAYSSSAQAQEIRTQLAAAIDYPVAVSSVQSGGKTYYRVRIGPLTQQRALATARETVEQKQFGQPQVVYE, encoded by the coding sequence ATGTTTCAGTGCAAAGCGCGTTGGGGAGTGGCCCTGGCGGTCCTGATATTAGCGGCCTGTAGTGGCCCGCAGCCAAAACCACAGAAAACCGAAAACACCAAGCAACCGGACTTTAATAGCATCAAGGATAGTGGCCCTGCTGCTCCGGTAAATATGCAAGCAGCCCCTGAGCCGATCCCTGTCCGAGAGCCGATCGGCGACGCCGGCAATAAATCCCCTTATAAGGTCAACGGTGTCACGTATCGTGTACGCAATGACGTCAAGGGCTATAAAGAGGTGGGGCAGGCTTCCTGGTATGGAACAAAATTCCACGGCCGACGCACTGCAAATGGCGAGGTCTACAATATGTATGCCATGTCTGCTGCCCATAAAACGCTACCACTGCCCAGCTATGCCAAGGTCACCAATCTCGACAATGGCCGCAGTATTATCGTGCGGGTAAACGATCGGGGGCCCTTTGTGCACGGGCGCATCATCGACCTCAGTTATACTGCTGCGCAAAAGCTCGGATACATTGATAAAGGCATTGCTCGGGTTGAGGTAGAGGCTCTGGACCCGGCCGCGTTGCCGGCGGCCAATGAAGTACTGGCCAATAGTGATGGCACCGCTGGTTTGGCGGAAGATACGACTATCAAGTTGCCCGACAATACCTATCTGCAAGTTGGTGCTTATAGCAGTTCCGCGCAGGCCCAGGAAATTCGCACCCAATTGGCAGCGGCCATTGACTATCCTGTTGCTGTTAGTTCTGTTCAGAGTGGCGGCAAGACTTATTATCGAGTTCGAATTGGCCCACTCACCCAGCAGAGAGCTTTGGCAACAGCGCGGGAAACTGTTGAGCAAAAGCAATTTGGACAGCCACAAGTAGTTTACGAATAG
- a CDS encoding D-alanyl-D-alanine carboxypeptidase family protein has translation MITRIIACSFLLLCAGLAQAQSLIPAPPQLAAKSYLLLDANTGQVLVEHEADTPVPPASLTKMMTAYIVSEEILKGSIKENDMVRISEKAWRKGGSKMFVKVGDQVPVIDLMRGVIIQSGNDASIALAEHVSGSEEVFAEVMNQQAELLGMEDTNFVNATGWPAEGHVTTAHDLGVLARALIMDHPEHYDIYSEKYFSYSGINQPNRNRLLWRDSSVDGIKTGHTEEAGYCLVASAMKRGMRLVAIVVGTDSDEKRASETQKLLAYGFRYYQTHKVYGQGEELQTERVWGGKEPSVGIAVAKDVFVTIPRGGEEGIKADLIVDGELEAPVQKGQPVGKVVVTLDGETVADVKAVAAEDVERAGFFKRMWDSIKRFVMGFFS, from the coding sequence ATGATCACACGGATTATCGCCTGTTCTTTCCTGTTGTTATGTGCGGGCCTGGCCCAGGCGCAATCTCTTATCCCTGCACCGCCTCAATTGGCGGCAAAGTCTTACCTGCTCTTAGATGCCAATACCGGTCAGGTCCTGGTTGAGCACGAGGCGGATACTCCGGTACCGCCGGCAAGCCTAACCAAGATGATGACGGCCTATATCGTTTCTGAGGAGATCCTTAAGGGGAGCATCAAAGAAAACGATATGGTTCGTATCTCTGAAAAGGCCTGGCGTAAGGGTGGCTCCAAGATGTTTGTCAAAGTGGGTGACCAGGTGCCGGTTATCGACTTGATGCGCGGTGTGATTATTCAGTCCGGTAACGATGCGAGTATCGCCCTGGCAGAACACGTCTCCGGTAGCGAAGAGGTCTTTGCCGAAGTTATGAACCAGCAGGCAGAGCTGCTGGGCATGGAAGATACTAACTTTGTCAACGCCACTGGCTGGCCTGCAGAGGGGCATGTAACGACTGCCCATGACCTGGGTGTACTGGCGCGTGCGCTGATAATGGACCACCCGGAGCATTACGATATTTATTCCGAGAAGTATTTCAGCTACTCCGGCATTAACCAGCCCAACCGCAACCGTTTGCTGTGGCGCGACTCCTCTGTAGACGGAATTAAGACCGGTCATACGGAAGAAGCAGGGTACTGCCTGGTGGCTTCTGCAATGAAGCGCGGCATGCGCCTGGTTGCTATTGTTGTCGGCACCGACAGTGATGAGAAGCGCGCCTCTGAAACCCAAAAACTGCTGGCCTACGGCTTCCGCTACTACCAAACCCACAAGGTCTACGGTCAGGGTGAAGAGTTGCAGACGGAGCGTGTCTGGGGTGGTAAAGAGCCCAGCGTGGGTATTGCCGTAGCTAAAGATGTATTCGTTACCATCCCCCGAGGCGGTGAGGAAGGCATTAAGGCCGACCTGATTGTGGATGGTGAGCTGGAAGCGCCTGTGCAGAAGGGCCAACCAGTGGGTAAAGTTGTTGTGACCCTGGATGGTGAGACTGTCGCCGATGTTAAAGCCGTTGCTGCCGAAGATGTGGAGCGTGCCGGTTTCTTCAAGCGCATGTGGGACTCCATCAAGCGCTTCGTAATGGGCTTTTTTAGCTAA
- a CDS encoding DUF493 domain-containing protein, translating to MSQDPNQKAPKIEFPCEDYMVKVVRDANDEAHEFVLDVMRRHAPGLDEERVTLRDSSTGKFTSMTFFILATGEEQLKALFEELKQHPAVHMVL from the coding sequence ATGAGTCAAGATCCCAATCAAAAAGCCCCGAAAATTGAATTTCCCTGCGAAGACTACATGGTCAAGGTCGTGCGTGATGCCAATGATGAGGCGCACGAATTTGTACTGGATGTGATGCGTCGCCATGCCCCCGGCCTGGATGAAGAGCGCGTTACCTTGCGTGACAGTAGTACTGGTAAATTCACCTCAATGACTTTCTTTATCCTCGCCACTGGTGAGGAGCAGCTCAAAGCATTATTTGAAGAACTGAAACAGCACCCCGCTGTGCATATGGTGCTCTGA
- the lipB gene encoding lipoyl(octanoyl) transferase LipB, which yields MTIVRDLARRDYKSVWQAMSRYTDSRDGESVDEIWCVEHEPVFTQGQAGKAEHLLNTGDIPVVQVDRGGQVTYHGPGQLVVYPLLDLRRAKIGVRDLVTALETATVAMLETFGVAAAPRADAPGVYLTEGPRAGSKIASIGLRVRRGCSFHGIAINIDMDLAPFLRINPCGYAGMQMVQMAEILEPTPSWSQVAEIFVRELLHTLQLPDAQWQPIDEKVFAQLSAEQQELSNG from the coding sequence ATGACCATTGTTCGCGATCTTGCGCGGCGAGATTACAAGAGTGTCTGGCAGGCCATGTCGCGCTATACCGATAGTCGCGATGGCGAAAGTGTCGACGAGATCTGGTGTGTAGAGCACGAGCCGGTTTTCACCCAGGGGCAGGCAGGCAAAGCCGAGCACCTGCTGAATACCGGTGATATACCCGTGGTTCAGGTGGATCGTGGGGGACAGGTGACTTATCACGGCCCCGGCCAGTTGGTGGTGTACCCATTGCTGGACCTGCGCAGAGCAAAAATCGGCGTGCGTGATCTGGTCACTGCCCTGGAGACTGCCACGGTGGCAATGCTGGAAACTTTTGGTGTTGCAGCGGCACCCAGGGCCGATGCACCTGGGGTCTACCTCACTGAAGGCCCACGTGCGGGAAGTAAGATTGCCTCTATCGGATTGCGAGTTCGGCGGGGGTGCAGTTTCCACGGTATTGCCATCAATATCGATATGGATCTGGCTCCATTCCTGCGGATCAACCCCTGTGGTTACGCGGGGATGCAGATGGTGCAGATGGCTGAAATATTGGAACCCACCCCGAGTTGGAGCCAGGTCGCCGAGATTTTTGTACGCGAGCTGCTCCACACTCTTCAGTTGCCCGACGCCCAGTGGCAACCCATTGATGAAAAAGTATTTGCGCAGCTGAGCGCAGAACAGCAGGAATTAAGTAATGGCTGA
- the lipA gene encoding lipoyl synthase, producing MADKPDLVPVKRTRRLQQGEKLRDGDKVERIPVKVIASDNLLRKPDWIRVKVPASKEVDRIKNILRSQKLSTVCEEASCPNLGECFSGGTATFMIMGEICTRRCPFCDVGHGKPNPLDPEEPKNLADAIAAMSLRYVVITSVDRDDLRDGGAEHFANCIRESRAQSPNLQVEILTPDFRGRMDVALDILEKEAPDVFNHNLETVPRLYKESRPGANYKWSLKLLQEYKKRRPDVLTKSGLMVGLGEEKEEIFQVMDDMREHDIDMLTIGQYLQPSKEHLPVQRYVHPDEFEEYRRYAEQIGFKHAACGPLVRSSYHADKQAHGEKVG from the coding sequence ATGGCTGATAAACCCGACCTGGTGCCCGTTAAGCGCACTCGCCGCCTCCAGCAGGGGGAGAAACTTCGCGATGGCGATAAGGTAGAGCGTATCCCGGTGAAGGTAATTGCCAGCGATAACCTACTGCGTAAGCCTGACTGGATTCGCGTAAAGGTTCCCGCTTCAAAAGAAGTGGATCGCATCAAAAATATTCTCCGCTCACAAAAACTGTCAACGGTTTGTGAAGAGGCGAGCTGCCCTAATTTGGGAGAGTGCTTTAGTGGCGGTACCGCGACATTTATGATCATGGGTGAAATCTGTACCCGTCGCTGTCCTTTCTGCGACGTGGGCCACGGTAAGCCCAATCCACTGGACCCGGAAGAGCCTAAGAACCTGGCGGATGCCATTGCTGCAATGAGTTTGCGCTATGTGGTAATCACCTCTGTTGACCGGGATGACTTGCGCGATGGTGGCGCCGAGCATTTTGCCAATTGTATTCGTGAATCGAGAGCGCAATCCCCGAACCTGCAAGTGGAAATTCTCACTCCGGATTTCCGAGGCCGTATGGATGTAGCGCTGGACATTCTGGAGAAAGAAGCTCCAGATGTGTTTAACCACAATTTGGAAACTGTGCCACGCCTGTATAAAGAGTCTCGTCCCGGTGCTAATTACAAGTGGTCTTTAAAGCTGCTACAGGAATACAAAAAGCGCCGCCCTGACGTACTGACCAAGTCCGGGTTGATGGTTGGCCTGGGTGAGGAGAAAGAGGAAATTTTCCAGGTAATGGACGATATGCGCGAGCATGATATCGATATGCTTACGATCGGCCAGTATCTGCAACCGAGTAAAGAACACTTGCCGGTACAACGCTACGTCCATCCGGATGAGTTTGAAGAGTATCGCCGCTACGCCGAGCAAATCGGCTTTAAGCACGCGGCCTGTGGTCCCTTGGTACGCTCCTCTTATCACGCTGATAAGCAGGCCCACGGGGAGAAAGTGGGCTAA